The Geotalea uraniireducens Rf4 genome window below encodes:
- a CDS encoding NADH-quinone oxidoreductase subunit N, producing MTVADIWIIMPLAILAGASLLILLLGAVVPGRYGTAVGVAACVGAALWALQLQPAALSQTLGVAFTPFARFFTVLFSLTAAATLLLSHDHNVRRDISGEEYPATVIFAAFGMAVVSASANLLILFLGLEALTFAFYILVAIDLNRAESAEAGLKYLLLGAISAACIAFGIALLYAAAGTLAIPEVVRLTLSAGAQDPIALAGWGLLLIGIAFKISLVPAHHWTPDVYQGAPTPVVAFLSTASKGAAIAFLLLLLPSGSGFKTLHTPLWWLSLLSMLVGNLAALLQTNLKRMLAYSSIAQMGYLVLALLTGSSEGFAAVILYVVVYTAMNLAAFGAVASLTESVGMENVEDYRGVGYSRPFQAGILALALFALAGIPPTAGFIGKFFIFYAAFRGGEIPLAIVGILAAAVSAYYYLRVVVNLYMHAGDAPESRKSASMTESIALSAAALVILAVGIYPSPLLRLIDSILR from the coding sequence ATGACCGTGGCCGATATCTGGATAATCATGCCGCTCGCCATCCTTGCCGGTGCTTCACTGCTGATACTCTTGCTCGGCGCGGTCGTACCGGGACGCTACGGCACGGCTGTCGGCGTTGCCGCCTGCGTTGGCGCTGCGCTCTGGGCACTCCAGTTGCAGCCGGCGGCGCTTTCCCAGACTCTCGGCGTGGCATTTACCCCCTTTGCCCGCTTCTTCACTGTGCTCTTTTCCCTCACCGCCGCCGCAACCCTGCTCCTCTCCCACGACCACAACGTGAGGCGCGACATAAGCGGAGAAGAATACCCGGCCACCGTCATCTTCGCCGCCTTCGGCATGGCTGTGGTCAGCGCATCCGCCAACCTGCTGATCCTCTTCCTCGGACTGGAGGCCCTCACCTTCGCCTTCTACATCCTGGTCGCCATCGATCTCAACCGCGCCGAATCGGCCGAGGCCGGACTCAAGTATCTCCTTCTGGGGGCCATCTCCGCAGCCTGCATCGCCTTTGGCATCGCACTTCTTTATGCCGCAGCCGGAACCCTCGCCATTCCGGAGGTCGTGCGCCTGACGCTTTCGGCCGGTGCTCAAGACCCCATCGCCCTGGCCGGGTGGGGACTGCTGCTGATCGGCATCGCCTTCAAGATCTCCCTGGTTCCGGCCCATCATTGGACGCCGGACGTCTACCAGGGAGCACCGACGCCGGTGGTCGCCTTCCTCTCCACCGCCTCAAAGGGTGCCGCCATAGCCTTCCTCCTGCTGCTATTACCTTCCGGCAGCGGGTTTAAAACCCTCCATACGCCGCTCTGGTGGCTGTCTCTTCTCTCCATGCTGGTGGGGAACCTGGCCGCACTGCTGCAAACCAACCTGAAAAGGATGCTTGCCTATTCTTCCATCGCCCAGATGGGATACCTGGTGCTGGCGCTCCTCACCGGCAGCAGTGAGGGCTTTGCCGCTGTAATTCTCTATGTGGTGGTGTACACGGCCATGAACCTGGCCGCCTTTGGCGCCGTGGCATCCCTGACGGAATCGGTTGGAATGGAGAATGTGGAGGATTATCGGGGGGTCGGCTACAGCCGGCCGTTTCAGGCAGGGATATTGGCCCTTGCCCTGTTTGCCCTGGCGGGTATCCCGCCGACTGCCGGCTTCATCGGCAAGTTCTTCATCTTTTATGCCGCCTTCAGGGGCGGAGAAATTCCGCTGGCAATAGTCGGCATCCTGGCGGCGGCAGTCTCCGCTTACTACTACCTGCGGGTGGTGGTAAACCTCTACATGCACGCCGGAGATGCGCC
- a CDS encoding complex I subunit 4 family protein, which translates to MLNDYPILTILTFLPLVGCLLLAPFRKRPEVVRPIALGIGLLELALASWLYVTATSATTRLRSFFLLEDLPWIERFGIRYTLGLDGISLLMVILTAFITLVAMIVSWQSIKERVALHYLLILVMETGIMGVFLSLDLFLFYLFWEVMLIPMFFLIGIWGHGRRIYSAVKFFLYTLAGSLLMLLAIIGLYLIHGAQSGTYTFALSSLLHTRIAPDMGCWLFAAFLLAFAIKVPLFPVHTWLPDAHTDAPTAGSVILAGLLLKTGAYGLIRFGYPLFPAAAKAATPIIFTLAVIGIIYGSWIAYAQKDMKRLVAYSSVGHMGFVALGIAAWTPVALSGAVLQMVNHGVTTGALFALVGMLDERTDTREIAAYGGLWGKVPVFSFFFLLFAMASAGLPGLNNFVGEFLVLTGSFRVTPLAVVFAFSGIVLSLVYTIRLVQELLFVEERQTLALADLSLREGGLLLVLALIAVYLGIHPAPLLELIKVPVTLLTGNP; encoded by the coding sequence ATGCTAAACGACTACCCAATTCTGACAATCCTCACCTTCCTCCCCCTTGTCGGGTGCCTGCTCCTCGCGCCGTTTCGGAAACGGCCCGAGGTTGTCCGCCCCATTGCGCTCGGGATCGGCCTTCTGGAACTGGCGCTGGCCAGCTGGCTCTACGTAACGGCCACATCAGCCACAACGAGGCTCCGCTCCTTTTTTCTGCTGGAGGACCTCCCCTGGATCGAACGGTTCGGTATCCGCTACACCCTCGGCCTGGACGGCATCAGCCTCCTCATGGTGATCCTCACCGCCTTTATCACCCTCGTCGCCATGATCGTCTCCTGGCAGAGCATTAAGGAACGGGTGGCGCTGCACTACCTACTCATCCTCGTCATGGAAACCGGCATCATGGGGGTCTTTCTCTCCCTCGACCTGTTCCTCTTTTACCTGTTCTGGGAGGTGATGCTCATCCCCATGTTCTTCCTCATCGGCATATGGGGGCATGGCCGCCGCATCTACTCGGCGGTGAAGTTTTTCCTCTACACCCTGGCAGGCTCGCTCCTCATGTTGCTGGCGATTATCGGCCTCTATCTGATCCATGGGGCCCAAAGCGGCACGTACACCTTTGCCCTGTCTTCCCTGCTCCATACACGGATTGCGCCGGACATGGGCTGCTGGCTGTTCGCTGCCTTTCTCCTCGCCTTCGCCATCAAGGTGCCGCTCTTCCCGGTACATACCTGGCTTCCCGACGCCCATACCGATGCACCAACCGCGGGGAGCGTGATCCTCGCCGGCCTGCTTCTGAAGACCGGCGCTTACGGACTGATCCGTTTCGGCTATCCCCTCTTCCCGGCAGCGGCTAAGGCCGCCACCCCGATCATCTTCACCCTGGCGGTGATCGGCATTATCTACGGCTCGTGGATTGCCTATGCGCAAAAAGACATGAAGCGGCTGGTGGCCTATTCCAGCGTCGGTCACATGGGGTTCGTGGCTCTCGGCATCGCTGCCTGGACGCCGGTGGCGCTGTCCGGCGCGGTATTGCAGATGGTCAATCACGGGGTGACGACCGGCGCCCTCTTCGCCCTGGTGGGAATGCTCGACGAACGGACCGATACGCGGGAAATCGCTGCCTACGGCGGACTGTGGGGCAAGGTGCCGGTTTTCTCCTTCTTCTTTCTCCTCTTCGCCATGGCCTCTGCCGGACTTCCCGGTCTCAACAATTTCGTCGGCGAGTTCCTCGTTCTCACCGGGAGCTTCCGCGTTACCCCGTTGGCCGTGGTGTTTGCCTTCAGCGGCATCGTCCTGTCACTCGTCTACACGATACGACTGGTGCAGGAACTGCTCTTCGTCGAGGAACGGCAGACGCTCGCTCTGGCAGACCTCTCCCTCCGCGAGGGTGGCTTGCTCTTGGTGCTGGCGCTGATCGCCGTCTATCTGGGGATTCACCCGGCACCGTTGCTGGAGCTGATCAAAGTCCCGGTGACATTGCTGACAGGGAACCCATAG
- a CDS encoding transposase — translation MAYNPEIHHRRSIRLKHYDYSQNGAYFVTLCSFGRECCFSQYPELARIVDKEWQGIPERFPSAVIDEYVIMPNHFHGIIVIGDGMGNKPEGCLKPGYPQGVSLQKQIMVGKAGLGNIVGAFKSLSVNAWLKVIKSREINARGKFWQDNYYEHVIRNEQELNRIRTYIADNPLQWESDWENPVNHGRTDMKQSDEWMV, via the coding sequence ATGGCATATAATCCCGAAATACATCATCGCCGCTCCATTCGCCTCAAGCATTACGATTACTCACAGAATGGTGCGTATTTTGTGACATTGTGCTCCTTCGGCCGCGAATGTTGCTTCTCACAGTACCCGGAATTGGCGAGAATTGTGGATAAGGAATGGCAAGGTATTCCGGAGCGATTTCCCAGTGCGGTCATTGATGAATACGTTATCATGCCGAATCATTTCCATGGGATCATCGTTATTGGGGACGGGATGGGAAACAAACCGGAAGGATGCCTGAAACCAGGATACCCGCAAGGGGTATCCCTACAAAAGCAGATCATGGTAGGAAAGGCGGGTTTGGGTAACATCGTCGGAGCGTTTAAATCACTGAGCGTGAATGCGTGGTTGAAGGTCATCAAGTCAAGAGAGATCAACGCCAGGGGTAAGTTCTGGCAAGACAACTACTACGAGCACGTCATTCGCAACGAACAGGAGTTGAACCGCATCCGCACCTATATTGCCGACAATCCGCTGCAATGGGAATCGGACTGGGAAAATCCCGTGAATCATGGCCGTACAGACATGAAACAGTCTGACGAATGGATGGTCTGA